A portion of the Ficedula albicollis isolate OC2 chromosome 4, FicAlb1.5, whole genome shotgun sequence genome contains these proteins:
- the FAM184B gene encoding protein FAM184B isoform X3 — MASGINKIHQPGTCNGSKAARSSSAEECNREMHTKMCKKIAQLTKVIYALNTKNDEHEDSIQALREAHEEEIQNILAETRETILQCKSKVEEEQLLRKHIQALEIAVAQHKRLKEEALAELILCKKQAEEKESRMEVKQAQMGLSTHSVDTNAGFENKLLHLNQEFDGLLNEYKAFRGENLDKKVNLDEKCSVERHTVINEMENLKSENQKTTEEYTQKIRKLQAPCETEKGTLKTAMQQSVIETNCQQRETERKKSSEAEEGFLLQQVKKLEADLEEKSQKINERKKHSQKLKDRIQELQTQLDEFKRKSECGLKQLEKEKEVLTGKLQNSSLEVAQLKQILEQQANNFKESLKKHNLQSNKEKEKLLQDLQNTIKENQNVKLQLEASHQKVLKMLEESKNQELKEAEERLKKEFNETFKIQHQSHRLEIQTLEEKAKKELHDELEQIQKQQALLLGSLRVELSEQQTLCTNLKKQLEELQKELRSVRTLKKQQEGSSQSQIRSLHDELEKCQSEISELKKENLLLKDTMELLSAELESQKQEAAQLQDRDKQHTRLKELEEKSRKWESRPEDTHLINCLQDKLSEREEIIKQLVEGRKCQHSLSANAESYRNRSFSFNPNTAYLTPFMKQKKTVEVPSRVVSVPNLASYAKSFLSCDLRSKRSVPQITKSTSLDRTSGCLRVGSPSTQSSESSAATRTHGNEPPQTKDDKKQDPQHQEWFTKYFSF; from the exons GTGATATATGCCCTGAACACTAAGAATGATGAACATGAGGACAGTATACAGGCTCTGAGAGAGGCTcatgaagaagaaattcagaatattcttgCTGAGACAAGAGAAACAATTCTCCAGTGTAAAAGCAAAGTTGAAGAAGAACAGTTACTGAGAAAGCATATTCAGGCCCTTGAAATTGCAGTAGCACAACACAAGAGATTGAAGGAAGAAGCCTTGGCAGAGTTAATATTGTGtaaaaagcaagcagaagagaaggagTCAAGAATGGAAGTGAAGCAAGCACAGATGGGCCTTTCTACACACTCAGTAGATACCAATGCAGGCTTTGAAAACAAACTTCTACATTTAAATCAGGAGTTTGATGGACTGCTAAATGAATACAAAGCATTTAGAGGAGAAAATCTagataaaaaagtaaatttagaTGAAAAATGTAGTGTGGAAAGACACACTGTAATAAATGAGATGGAAAACCTGAAGAGTGAGAATCAGAAAACAACCGAAGAATATActcagaaaataagaaaactgcAAGCTCCTTGTGAGACAGAAAAAGGGACTTTGAAAACAGCCATGCAGCAATCAGTGATAGAAACAAACTGTcagcaaagagaaacagagcGAAAGAAGAGCTCAGAGGCTGAGGAAGGTTTTTTGCTACAGCAGGTAAAGAAGCTGGAGGCAGACCTAGAGGAGAAAAGCCAGAAGATAAATGAGAGGAAGAAGCATTCCCAGAAGCTGAAGGACAGAATACAG GAGCTCCAGACACAGCTagatgaatttaaaagaaaatctgagtGTGGACTAAAGCaactagagaaagaaaaagaagtcttAACTGGGAAACTTCAAAACTCTTCACTTGAG GTGGCTCAACTGAAGCAAATATTAGAACAAcaagcaaataatttcaaggAATCACTGAAGAAACATAATCTACAGtccaacaaagaaaaagagaagcttttgCAGGATCTTCAAAATACCattaaagaaaatcagaatgttAAACTGCAGTTGGAGGCATCCCACCAAAAAGTCTTAAAAATGTTGGAGGAAAGCAAGAATCAGGAACTCAAG GAGGCAGAAGAACGtttgaaaaaggaatttaatgAAACTTTCAAGATCCAACATCAGTCTCATAGGCTGGAAATACAAACCTtggaagagaaagcaaagaaagaattaCATGATGAACTTGAGCAGATACAGAAGCAGCAAGCCCTGTTGCTAG GATCTCTAAGGGTGGAACTCTCTGAGCAACAGACATTATGCACAAACCTAAAGAAGCAACTAGAAGAACTACAAAAGGAGCTGAGGAGTGTAAGGACACTGAAGAAGCAGCAG GAAGGAAGTAGCCAAAGCCAGATCAGATCTCTTCATGATGAACTGGAAAAATGTCAGAGTGAAATTTCTGAACTCAAGAAAGAGAATTTACTTTTGAAGGACACAATGGAGCTACTCAGTGCTGAGTTGGAGTCACAGAAGCAAGAAGCTGCACAGCTTCAGGATAGAGATAAACAGCACACAAG ACTTAAAGAATTAGAAGAAAAGTCAAGAAAGTGGGAGTCCAGGCCTGAAGACACACACCTTATAAACTGTCTGCAAGACAAATTAAGTGAGAGAGAAGAGATTATAAAGCAGCTGGTG gaaggaagaaaatgtcagCATTCACTTTCAGCCAACGCTGAATCTTACAGGAATCGATCATTTTCTTTCAACCCTAATACAGCATACTTGACTCCCTTCATGAAG cagaagaaaacgGTTGAGGTGCCCAGTCGTGTTGTCAGTGTTCCGAATTTAGCTTCCTACGCAAAGAGCTTTTTGAGCTGTGACTTGAGATCAAAAAGAAGTGTTCCTCAAATAACAAAATCTACAAGCTTAGACCGGACTTCTGGCTGCCTCAGGGTGGGCTCTCCATCAACTCAGTCCTCAGAGAGCAGTGCTGCCACAAG GACACATGGCAATGAACCACCACAAACCAAAGATGACAAAAAACAAGACCCTCAGCATCAAGAATGGTTTAccaagtatttttccttttaa
- the FAM184B gene encoding protein FAM184B isoform X2, producing the protein MASGINKIHQPGTCNGSKAARSSSAEECNREMHTKMCKKIAQLTKVIYALNTKNDEHEDSIQALREAHEEEIQNILAETRETILQCKSKVEEEQLLRKHIQALEIAVAQHKRLKEEALAELILCKKQAEEKESRMEVKQAQMGLSTHSVDTNAGFENKLLHLNQEFDGLLNEYKAFRGENLDKKVNLDEKCSVERHTVINEMENLKSENQKTTEEYTQKIRKLQAPCETEKGTLKTAMQQSVIETNCQQRETERKKSSEAEEGFLLQQVKKLEADLEEKSQKINERKKHSQKLKDRIQELQTQLDEFKRKSECGLKQLEKEKEVLTGKLQNSSLEVAQLKQILEQQANNFKESLKKHNLQSNKEKEKLLQDLQNTIKENQNVKLQLEASHQKVLKMLEESKNQELKEAEERLKKEFNETFKIQHQSHRLEIQTLEEKAKKELHDELEQIQKQQALLLGSLRVELSEQQTLCTNLKKQLEELQKELRSVRTLKKQQEGSSQSQIRSLHDELEKCQSEISELKKENLLLKDTMELLSAELESQKQEAAQLQDRDKQHTRLKELEEKSRKWESRPEDTHLINCLQDKLSEREEIIKQLVEGRKCQHSLSANAESYRNRSFSFNPNTAYLTPFMKQQKKTVEVPSRVVSVPNLASYAKSFLSCDLRSKRSVPQITKSTSLDRTSGCLRVGSPSTQSSESSAATRTHGNEPPQTKDDKKQDPQHQEWFTKYFSF; encoded by the exons GTGATATATGCCCTGAACACTAAGAATGATGAACATGAGGACAGTATACAGGCTCTGAGAGAGGCTcatgaagaagaaattcagaatattcttgCTGAGACAAGAGAAACAATTCTCCAGTGTAAAAGCAAAGTTGAAGAAGAACAGTTACTGAGAAAGCATATTCAGGCCCTTGAAATTGCAGTAGCACAACACAAGAGATTGAAGGAAGAAGCCTTGGCAGAGTTAATATTGTGtaaaaagcaagcagaagagaaggagTCAAGAATGGAAGTGAAGCAAGCACAGATGGGCCTTTCTACACACTCAGTAGATACCAATGCAGGCTTTGAAAACAAACTTCTACATTTAAATCAGGAGTTTGATGGACTGCTAAATGAATACAAAGCATTTAGAGGAGAAAATCTagataaaaaagtaaatttagaTGAAAAATGTAGTGTGGAAAGACACACTGTAATAAATGAGATGGAAAACCTGAAGAGTGAGAATCAGAAAACAACCGAAGAATATActcagaaaataagaaaactgcAAGCTCCTTGTGAGACAGAAAAAGGGACTTTGAAAACAGCCATGCAGCAATCAGTGATAGAAACAAACTGTcagcaaagagaaacagagcGAAAGAAGAGCTCAGAGGCTGAGGAAGGTTTTTTGCTACAGCAGGTAAAGAAGCTGGAGGCAGACCTAGAGGAGAAAAGCCAGAAGATAAATGAGAGGAAGAAGCATTCCCAGAAGCTGAAGGACAGAATACAG GAGCTCCAGACACAGCTagatgaatttaaaagaaaatctgagtGTGGACTAAAGCaactagagaaagaaaaagaagtcttAACTGGGAAACTTCAAAACTCTTCACTTGAG GTGGCTCAACTGAAGCAAATATTAGAACAAcaagcaaataatttcaaggAATCACTGAAGAAACATAATCTACAGtccaacaaagaaaaagagaagcttttgCAGGATCTTCAAAATACCattaaagaaaatcagaatgttAAACTGCAGTTGGAGGCATCCCACCAAAAAGTCTTAAAAATGTTGGAGGAAAGCAAGAATCAGGAACTCAAG GAGGCAGAAGAACGtttgaaaaaggaatttaatgAAACTTTCAAGATCCAACATCAGTCTCATAGGCTGGAAATACAAACCTtggaagagaaagcaaagaaagaattaCATGATGAACTTGAGCAGATACAGAAGCAGCAAGCCCTGTTGCTAG GATCTCTAAGGGTGGAACTCTCTGAGCAACAGACATTATGCACAAACCTAAAGAAGCAACTAGAAGAACTACAAAAGGAGCTGAGGAGTGTAAGGACACTGAAGAAGCAGCAG GAAGGAAGTAGCCAAAGCCAGATCAGATCTCTTCATGATGAACTGGAAAAATGTCAGAGTGAAATTTCTGAACTCAAGAAAGAGAATTTACTTTTGAAGGACACAATGGAGCTACTCAGTGCTGAGTTGGAGTCACAGAAGCAAGAAGCTGCACAGCTTCAGGATAGAGATAAACAGCACACAAG ACTTAAAGAATTAGAAGAAAAGTCAAGAAAGTGGGAGTCCAGGCCTGAAGACACACACCTTATAAACTGTCTGCAAGACAAATTAAGTGAGAGAGAAGAGATTATAAAGCAGCTGGTG gaaggaagaaaatgtcagCATTCACTTTCAGCCAACGCTGAATCTTACAGGAATCGATCATTTTCTTTCAACCCTAATACAGCATACTTGACTCCCTTCATGAAG cagcagaagaaaacgGTTGAGGTGCCCAGTCGTGTTGTCAGTGTTCCGAATTTAGCTTCCTACGCAAAGAGCTTTTTGAGCTGTGACTTGAGATCAAAAAGAAGTGTTCCTCAAATAACAAAATCTACAAGCTTAGACCGGACTTCTGGCTGCCTCAGGGTGGGCTCTCCATCAACTCAGTCCTCAGAGAGCAGTGCTGCCACAAG GACACATGGCAATGAACCACCACAAACCAAAGATGACAAAAAACAAGACCCTCAGCATCAAGAATGGTTTAccaagtatttttccttttaa
- the FAM184B gene encoding protein FAM184B isoform X1, with protein MASGINKIHQPGTCNGSKAARSSSAEECNREMHTKMCKKIAQLTKVIYALNTKNDEHEDSIQALREAHEEEIQNILAETRETILQCKSKVEEEQLLRKHIQALEIAVAQHKRLKEEALAELILCKKQAEEKESRMEVKQAQMGLSTHSVDTNAGFENKLLHLNQEFDGLLNEYKAFRGENLDKKVNLDEKCSVERHTVINEMENLKSENQKTTEEYTQKIRKLQAPCETEKGTLKTAMQQSVIETNCQQRETERKKSSEAEEGFLLQQVKKLEADLEEKSQKINERKKHSQKLKDRIQELQTQLDEFKRKSECGLKQLEKEKEVLTGKLQNSSLEVAQLKQILEQQANNFKESLKKHNLQSNKEKEKLLQDLQNTIKENQNVKLQLEASHQKVLKMLEESKNQELKEAEERLKKEFNETFKIQHQSHRLEIQTLEEKAKKELHDELEQIQKQQALLLGSLRVELSEQQTLCTNLKKQLEELQKELRSVRTLKKQQEGSSQSQIRSLHDELEKCQSEISELKKENLLLKDTMELLSAELESQKQEAAQLQDRDKQHTRLLVEDLNIKHKKELDILKRDHRKEIENIVSDFSSTQAHLQAKIFSLDTALKELEEKSRKWESRPEDTHLINCLQDKLSEREEIIKQLVEGRKCQHSLSANAESYRNRSFSFNPNTAYLTPFMKQQKKTVEVPSRVVSVPNLASYAKSFLSCDLRSKRSVPQITKSTSLDRTSGCLRVGSPSTQSSESSAATRTHGNEPPQTKDDKKQDPQHQEWFTKYFSF; from the exons GTGATATATGCCCTGAACACTAAGAATGATGAACATGAGGACAGTATACAGGCTCTGAGAGAGGCTcatgaagaagaaattcagaatattcttgCTGAGACAAGAGAAACAATTCTCCAGTGTAAAAGCAAAGTTGAAGAAGAACAGTTACTGAGAAAGCATATTCAGGCCCTTGAAATTGCAGTAGCACAACACAAGAGATTGAAGGAAGAAGCCTTGGCAGAGTTAATATTGTGtaaaaagcaagcagaagagaaggagTCAAGAATGGAAGTGAAGCAAGCACAGATGGGCCTTTCTACACACTCAGTAGATACCAATGCAGGCTTTGAAAACAAACTTCTACATTTAAATCAGGAGTTTGATGGACTGCTAAATGAATACAAAGCATTTAGAGGAGAAAATCTagataaaaaagtaaatttagaTGAAAAATGTAGTGTGGAAAGACACACTGTAATAAATGAGATGGAAAACCTGAAGAGTGAGAATCAGAAAACAACCGAAGAATATActcagaaaataagaaaactgcAAGCTCCTTGTGAGACAGAAAAAGGGACTTTGAAAACAGCCATGCAGCAATCAGTGATAGAAACAAACTGTcagcaaagagaaacagagcGAAAGAAGAGCTCAGAGGCTGAGGAAGGTTTTTTGCTACAGCAGGTAAAGAAGCTGGAGGCAGACCTAGAGGAGAAAAGCCAGAAGATAAATGAGAGGAAGAAGCATTCCCAGAAGCTGAAGGACAGAATACAG GAGCTCCAGACACAGCTagatgaatttaaaagaaaatctgagtGTGGACTAAAGCaactagagaaagaaaaagaagtcttAACTGGGAAACTTCAAAACTCTTCACTTGAG GTGGCTCAACTGAAGCAAATATTAGAACAAcaagcaaataatttcaaggAATCACTGAAGAAACATAATCTACAGtccaacaaagaaaaagagaagcttttgCAGGATCTTCAAAATACCattaaagaaaatcagaatgttAAACTGCAGTTGGAGGCATCCCACCAAAAAGTCTTAAAAATGTTGGAGGAAAGCAAGAATCAGGAACTCAAG GAGGCAGAAGAACGtttgaaaaaggaatttaatgAAACTTTCAAGATCCAACATCAGTCTCATAGGCTGGAAATACAAACCTtggaagagaaagcaaagaaagaattaCATGATGAACTTGAGCAGATACAGAAGCAGCAAGCCCTGTTGCTAG GATCTCTAAGGGTGGAACTCTCTGAGCAACAGACATTATGCACAAACCTAAAGAAGCAACTAGAAGAACTACAAAAGGAGCTGAGGAGTGTAAGGACACTGAAGAAGCAGCAG GAAGGAAGTAGCCAAAGCCAGATCAGATCTCTTCATGATGAACTGGAAAAATGTCAGAGTGAAATTTCTGAACTCAAGAAAGAGAATTTACTTTTGAAGGACACAATGGAGCTACTCAGTGCTGAGTTGGAGTCACAGAAGCAAGAAGCTGCACAGCTTCAGGATAGAGATAAACAGCACACAAG GCTACTGGTAGAAGACCTCAATATCAAGCATAAAAAAGAACTGGACATACTGAAACGAGATCACCGGAAGGAAATTGAAAACATAGTGTCTGATTTCAGCAGCACTCAGGCACATCTCCAAGCAAAGATTTTCTCCTTAGACACTGC ACTTAAAGAATTAGAAGAAAAGTCAAGAAAGTGGGAGTCCAGGCCTGAAGACACACACCTTATAAACTGTCTGCAAGACAAATTAAGTGAGAGAGAAGAGATTATAAAGCAGCTGGTG gaaggaagaaaatgtcagCATTCACTTTCAGCCAACGCTGAATCTTACAGGAATCGATCATTTTCTTTCAACCCTAATACAGCATACTTGACTCCCTTCATGAAG cagcagaagaaaacgGTTGAGGTGCCCAGTCGTGTTGTCAGTGTTCCGAATTTAGCTTCCTACGCAAAGAGCTTTTTGAGCTGTGACTTGAGATCAAAAAGAAGTGTTCCTCAAATAACAAAATCTACAAGCTTAGACCGGACTTCTGGCTGCCTCAGGGTGGGCTCTCCATCAACTCAGTCCTCAGAGAGCAGTGCTGCCACAAG GACACATGGCAATGAACCACCACAAACCAAAGATGACAAAAAACAAGACCCTCAGCATCAAGAATGGTTTAccaagtatttttccttttaa